A DNA window from Oligoflexus sp. contains the following coding sequences:
- a CDS encoding NADH:flavin oxidoreductase/NADH oxidase family protein yields MSPGVKQQLTLPNGTSLTNRLVKAATEELLANREGEVTQDLLNLYGVWSRSGAGMIITGNMFISREAMSRFGSVVLRDEAAFKTRLATLASTIKQHGSKAIVQLNHAGRQALRNAKTEVVAPSAIPLKGFGPLFVTPRALEEAEIETIIAQFVKAARLCWDAGFDGVEVHAAHGYLLSQFLSPLTNQRRDRWGGSLEGRARAFLTILEGIRRDLPRELILGVKINSADFQRGGFEEGDALELIRLLQAKGLDFIEISGGSYESLAMAGRALGVSTKKREAYFLDFAHKARPLSKVPLMVTGGFRTASGMNKALADDAVDLIGLARPMLLEPDFPQRVLNDDTAVACAPRDRLGIKKLDDMLQTFWYKRQMTAIARHGRSLGPRASRWGAILLELPKAIF; encoded by the coding sequence ATGAGTCCCGGTGTCAAACAACAGCTAACACTGCCAAATGGAACCAGTCTCACCAATCGGCTTGTCAAGGCCGCGACCGAGGAGCTCCTCGCCAATCGTGAGGGTGAGGTCACACAGGATCTTCTGAACCTTTACGGAGTCTGGTCGCGATCCGGGGCCGGCATGATCATCACAGGCAATATGTTTATCAGTCGCGAGGCCATGAGCCGTTTCGGAAGTGTGGTTCTTCGTGATGAGGCGGCGTTCAAAACGCGCCTCGCGACGCTGGCGAGTACCATCAAACAGCATGGATCCAAGGCCATCGTTCAGCTGAATCATGCCGGTCGCCAGGCTCTGCGCAATGCCAAAACCGAAGTCGTGGCACCGTCTGCGATTCCGCTCAAAGGATTCGGGCCGCTCTTCGTTACGCCACGCGCTTTGGAAGAGGCCGAAATCGAAACGATCATCGCGCAATTTGTGAAGGCGGCCCGGCTGTGCTGGGACGCTGGTTTTGATGGGGTCGAGGTTCATGCCGCGCATGGTTATCTTTTGAGTCAGTTTCTATCCCCGCTCACCAATCAGAGGCGTGATCGCTGGGGTGGTTCCCTGGAAGGCCGGGCCCGGGCTTTTTTAACAATACTGGAAGGCATTCGTCGTGATTTGCCACGCGAGCTGATTCTGGGCGTCAAAATCAATTCGGCTGATTTTCAGCGCGGGGGTTTTGAAGAAGGCGATGCTCTGGAACTGATTCGACTTCTGCAGGCCAAGGGACTCGATTTCATCGAAATCTCGGGCGGCAGCTATGAATCCCTGGCCATGGCCGGGCGTGCCTTGGGAGTTTCGACCAAAAAGCGGGAGGCCTATTTCCTCGATTTCGCGCATAAGGCGAGGCCTTTATCCAAAGTGCCATTGATGGTGACGGGCGGCTTTCGCACCGCGTCCGGGATGAACAAGGCTCTGGCGGATGATGCCGTGGATCTGATCGGTCTCGCCCGCCCCATGCTGCTGGAGCCTGATTTTCCACAGCGGGTGCTGAACGATGACACCGCTGTCGCGTGCGCGCCTCGTGATCGTTTGGGGATCAAAAAGCTGGACGATATGCTGCAAACGTTTTGGTATAAAAGGCAAATGACGGCCATTGCACGCCATGGACGGTCCCTGGGTCCGCGGGCCAGCCGCTGGGGGGCCATTCTTTTGGAGCTGCCGAAGGCTATTTTTTAA
- a CDS encoding PA14 domain-containing protein, with the protein MKTSRLFLLAMLLLVPAACKKAAFENIKGNGNKGTENSSDDLKGQIPVRPILEVTVPSPEIKAGESMQAKANIKDGPANPEVTWDIKGPADRKDIGSIDQNGVYHAPAQTDAEFPVVITAVLKSDPTVSGSVTIKVLPSTQVFARCTRGNVAFPILAHVYEINTTATALPDFANASQARKILTVCMDKYAVAPRNFTEGFPDVPNLVEWFALQTTTTLVVPVTGDYIFQLNSDDGSRLALDGKVLIDNDGLHQAFGPGPDDSQTVGIKEATVRLTAGDHPLSLDYFQGPKVRIALELKWKKPGATSFEYVPREAFK; encoded by the coding sequence ATGAAGACCAGTCGTTTGTTTTTACTTGCGATGCTTTTACTCGTCCCGGCAGCCTGTAAAAAAGCTGCGTTTGAAAACATTAAAGGCAATGGGAATAAAGGCACGGAAAATTCTTCAGATGATCTGAAAGGTCAGATCCCAGTGCGTCCCATTTTGGAAGTAACGGTGCCTTCGCCTGAAATCAAAGCCGGCGAAAGCATGCAGGCCAAGGCCAATATCAAGGATGGTCCTGCTAATCCTGAAGTCACCTGGGACATCAAAGGTCCCGCCGATCGCAAGGATATTGGCAGCATTGATCAGAATGGGGTCTATCACGCGCCCGCGCAAACCGATGCGGAATTCCCGGTGGTGATCACGGCCGTTTTGAAATCGGATCCGACTGTTTCGGGATCGGTGACGATCAAGGTTCTGCCCAGCACCCAGGTGTTTGCCCGCTGCACGCGCGGCAACGTGGCCTTTCCGATTCTCGCTCATGTCTACGAGATCAATACAACGGCGACCGCGCTGCCGGATTTCGCCAACGCAAGCCAGGCCCGCAAAATTCTGACCGTCTGCATGGATAAATACGCAGTGGCCCCGCGCAATTTCACCGAGGGCTTTCCCGATGTGCCGAACCTTGTCGAATGGTTTGCTCTGCAGACCACGACGACTCTTGTCGTCCCGGTGACAGGGGATTACATATTCCAGCTGAACTCCGATGATGGATCCCGACTGGCCCTGGATGGGAAGGTTCTGATCGATAATGATGGTCTGCATCAGGCCTTTGGACCCGGCCCGGACGATTCGCAGACGGTTGGCATCAAAGAAGCCACGGTGCGATTGACAGCTGGCGATCATCCGCTGTCGCTCGATTACTTTCAGGGTCCGAAGGTCCGCATTGCTTTGGAACTGAAATGGAAAAAGCCCGGCGCGACCAGCTTCGAATACGTCCCGCGCGAAGCGTTTAAATAA
- a CDS encoding alpha/beta fold hydrolase, which produces MKLVNNLIKMLLLGSLYPTAAQAADTILRVALLGDSITRGVLADDNLGEKATVNDIVDFARMIANGSVAGYMPEKEGVLNFKLMSANEFLARDELAAVQGKESWSVLSRLQMEKNITVDFINAAKLGGSFRMADLQLAVLDRAMKTRGFDTMDLVIVDLGRIDLSIFTSEADFQDQLDIFVKKLAEVSPGSRVIFTKVADIPASIARANRVSTSFAGALKLTCRDIFTAGGVAAKTGLVPGADNAEALARAQARRDAYNKVLAAKVSELAAAGATVSLVETIAERSPDAWDAIMASDCIHLNAKGQREIASKLYPAVVSLSEAPAGQLPDAVQLRSAGVSDQARTLWDSYLASLPLDQLQTSCRPLLVEAQGAYQGSALLFHGFTACPQQFTELAAELSAKGYAVFMPLSPGHGRQFTKDAQGKYTDNLSDLPTGRANDSKSYLKYFDFVRQMNRVIRATGGEHIVSGLSLGAAMATFATIQDPNLWDRQLIMSPLYELDQAPVHNLMGTLSNINNANQTVGRWLDPILNTNQGWGEGCENERNPSWVAQFGRDDIRGGICQFKITHVLGANQFGFDVWNLMQPTRIKTQFVVVQDDPVINKQLVFNGVGRLRSETMPYKAFTSTNRLDNDALARVCSIPSSNTTCAANMNKPWDQQALPCANHSLLSRFDAPNQNKYWIDILLPKVVDFITEGEFFEAGTSRAHNDPVCAGFPGAN; this is translated from the coding sequence ATGAAATTAGTCAATAATCTTATTAAGATGCTCCTGCTTGGGAGCCTTTATCCAACGGCCGCGCAGGCGGCAGATACAATATTGCGCGTTGCCCTTCTGGGGGACAGCATCACCCGCGGCGTGCTTGCCGATGATAATCTGGGCGAAAAGGCCACGGTCAATGACATCGTGGATTTTGCCCGCATGATTGCCAACGGCAGCGTCGCTGGATACATGCCCGAAAAAGAGGGCGTGCTGAATTTCAAGCTGATGAGCGCCAATGAATTTCTTGCTCGTGATGAACTCGCCGCTGTGCAGGGCAAGGAAAGCTGGTCCGTCCTGAGCCGCCTGCAAATGGAAAAAAATATCACAGTTGATTTCATCAATGCTGCGAAGCTCGGCGGCAGTTTCCGTATGGCTGATCTGCAGCTTGCGGTCCTTGATCGTGCCATGAAAACTCGCGGTTTTGATACTATGGATCTTGTGATCGTCGATCTCGGCCGCATTGATCTTTCCATCTTCACCAGTGAAGCCGACTTTCAGGATCAGCTGGATATCTTTGTCAAAAAACTCGCCGAAGTCAGCCCTGGATCGCGCGTGATCTTCACCAAGGTCGCTGATATCCCTGCTTCCATCGCTCGCGCCAATCGCGTTTCGACCAGCTTTGCCGGCGCTTTGAAATTGACCTGCCGCGATATCTTCACGGCCGGTGGCGTGGCGGCGAAAACGGGTCTTGTTCCCGGGGCCGACAACGCTGAAGCCCTTGCCCGGGCTCAGGCGCGCCGCGATGCTTATAATAAAGTTCTGGCTGCCAAAGTTTCGGAACTGGCTGCTGCCGGTGCGACTGTTTCCTTGGTCGAAACCATTGCCGAACGGAGCCCCGATGCCTGGGATGCGATCATGGCGTCCGACTGTATTCATCTGAATGCCAAGGGTCAGCGTGAAATTGCCAGCAAACTCTATCCCGCCGTCGTGAGCCTGAGCGAGGCCCCTGCGGGTCAACTGCCCGACGCTGTTCAGCTGCGTTCCGCAGGTGTGAGTGACCAGGCTCGCACGCTGTGGGATTCCTACCTTGCCTCCCTGCCTTTGGATCAACTGCAGACGAGCTGCCGCCCGTTGCTGGTCGAAGCTCAGGGCGCGTATCAAGGCAGCGCTCTCCTGTTCCATGGATTCACCGCCTGTCCGCAGCAGTTTACCGAGCTGGCCGCGGAACTCTCGGCCAAAGGCTACGCAGTCTTCATGCCTTTGAGCCCTGGCCATGGCCGGCAATTCACCAAGGATGCCCAAGGCAAGTACACAGACAATCTTTCGGATCTTCCGACCGGACGCGCCAATGACAGCAAGAGCTATCTGAAATATTTTGATTTCGTTCGTCAGATGAATCGTGTGATTCGTGCCACAGGCGGCGAGCATATCGTCAGCGGTCTTTCCCTGGGCGCGGCGATGGCCACCTTCGCCACCATTCAGGACCCTAATCTTTGGGATCGGCAGCTGATCATGAGCCCGCTCTATGAATTGGATCAGGCTCCTGTTCACAACCTGATGGGCACCCTTTCCAATATCAATAACGCCAATCAAACAGTCGGCCGCTGGCTGGATCCCATCCTGAACACCAATCAGGGCTGGGGCGAAGGCTGTGAGAATGAACGCAATCCGAGCTGGGTGGCCCAATTCGGTCGCGATGATATCCGCGGCGGGATCTGTCAGTTCAAGATCACGCATGTTCTGGGCGCCAATCAGTTTGGTTTTGATGTCTGGAATCTGATGCAGCCGACCCGCATCAAAACCCAGTTCGTTGTGGTGCAGGATGATCCTGTCATCAATAAGCAGCTCGTCTTCAACGGCGTCGGCCGTCTGCGCAGCGAAACCATGCCCTATAAGGCTTTCACCAGCACGAATCGGCTGGATAATGATGCGCTGGCGCGCGTCTGCTCTATCCCCTCATCGAACACGACCTGTGCTGCGAACATGAATAAGCCCTGGGATCAGCAGGCTCTGCCTTGCGCCAACCATTCGCTACTTTCCCGTTTTGATGCACCGAATCAGAACAAGTACTGGATCGACATCCTCCTGCCGAAAGTCGTGGACTTCATCACTGAAGGTGAATTCTTCGAAGCCGGCACGAGCCGCGCTCATAATGATCCCGTCTGTGCCGGTTTCCCGGGCGCCAACTGA
- a CDS encoding TonB-dependent receptor plug domain-containing protein has translation MRRDLPTDRPKNLLPLAIFATAMSAGTLKAQDAPGHEPEPKKIEKSEKVMVTGSRLKRIDVENAVPTKILRQEDFQKAGVTSVSELLQNQSENTFGSFGGGGGFVSVGQSTLDLHGLGAGRTLVLINGRRLPAEASLGGVNINNIPLAMVERVEILKMSASAVYGADAVAGVINVILKKSVSASEVSTQANISQDPGGSSVKASAVTGFQVLDTDVTLAVGGGKSTRVLARDRKQLWKEYAGFDQATTGAPAGTYAWGLLNPDRAPSNAGPYNYRPSPNCPAQNQIAYPNDPNNIFCRGDLRKASTTELMPEKTERFATVNLERSFGDLQSSTTLLATTVETASYETSRTPTGNQRGGGYNIRFGDAPEDLKQQARDLGLNYSDDQIIKITGPKLFPEVKDNTQTSDTSLGALTSLKGTMSDDWDWTLEASHFTTKRARTYHKAPDNLAFIQNLFPVSTREPAAINIFQDDLTPIQGFFADLHSEESNSISSGTFFVNGPLFELGGGQASLAAGLSTAHEKYVLRADPKDGSFLKDYPETAGIAKARYLGSFASSGQGERDVNSLFAEFDFPFLKSFDLALTGRYDHYSDFGSTFNYGSSVVIAPVKGLKFRGNVGSGFKAPTLAEVHNRNNGGYVQVVDRKYCDNSVPADNPCGANLSSYYVYANSPGNDDLQEETSFSYNLGFVAEPADFVDISVDYWSAKIKDVIGQEELDRLVEKELNGESLGSAVINRSPDGKIESIDNSYANLGRLRSQGIDVASNLHFRAGDLKYGLASTYSRILSRKTKATQTDPEREEVGSYRFPRYRLGNSLFLEGKVHSVSFDTTTTGRQESSKFDVDPGYGYISPATRYDVSYGFKYSDSGSLNLGVYNIENRIMTVHTIDRTTGGVGIDRERADVRGRQFQIGVRQTF, from the coding sequence ATGAGACGAGACTTGCCCACTGACCGCCCGAAAAATCTCCTGCCCCTGGCCATCTTTGCTACGGCAATGTCGGCTGGAACCCTTAAGGCTCAGGATGCTCCCGGGCATGAACCGGAGCCTAAAAAGATCGAAAAATCAGAAAAGGTGATGGTGACCGGCTCCCGTTTGAAAAGAATCGACGTGGAGAATGCGGTTCCGACCAAGATCCTGCGCCAGGAAGATTTTCAAAAAGCCGGCGTGACTTCGGTCAGTGAGCTTTTGCAGAATCAATCCGAAAATACCTTTGGCAGCTTTGGTGGTGGCGGCGGATTCGTGTCTGTAGGCCAGTCCACGCTTGATCTTCATGGCCTCGGAGCCGGCCGTACCCTGGTTCTCATCAACGGGCGCCGTCTGCCGGCTGAAGCCAGTCTGGGCGGAGTGAACATCAATAATATTCCGCTGGCCATGGTCGAGCGGGTTGAGATTTTGAAGATGAGCGCCTCGGCTGTTTATGGTGCGGATGCTGTGGCGGGTGTGATCAACGTGATCCTGAAGAAGTCCGTTTCGGCTTCCGAAGTGAGCACGCAGGCCAACATCTCGCAGGATCCCGGGGGCAGCTCCGTCAAGGCCAGTGCAGTTACGGGCTTTCAGGTTCTGGATACGGACGTGACGCTGGCCGTCGGAGGCGGAAAGTCCACCCGCGTTCTTGCGCGCGATCGCAAGCAGCTTTGGAAAGAATACGCGGGCTTTGATCAGGCTACGACGGGAGCGCCTGCGGGCACCTATGCCTGGGGCCTTTTGAATCCGGATCGAGCGCCGTCCAATGCGGGACCCTATAACTATCGTCCGAGCCCCAACTGTCCCGCGCAGAATCAGATCGCCTATCCCAACGATCCGAACAACATCTTCTGTCGTGGCGATCTCCGTAAGGCGAGCACGACGGAACTCATGCCGGAAAAAACCGAACGCTTTGCCACTGTGAATCTGGAGCGAAGTTTCGGTGATCTGCAGTCATCAACGACTCTGCTGGCGACAACAGTGGAGACGGCAAGCTATGAAACCAGCCGCACACCGACGGGCAATCAGAGGGGCGGCGGTTATAACATTCGCTTTGGTGATGCGCCCGAGGATCTGAAGCAGCAGGCCCGCGATCTTGGTTTGAATTATAGCGATGATCAAATCATCAAGATTACCGGCCCCAAACTCTTTCCCGAGGTCAAGGACAATACGCAGACGTCGGACACCTCGCTGGGCGCTCTGACCAGTTTGAAAGGGACCATGAGCGATGACTGGGACTGGACCCTGGAGGCGTCGCATTTCACGACCAAACGCGCCCGGACTTACCATAAGGCGCCTGATAACCTTGCCTTCATTCAGAATCTCTTTCCGGTCAGCACGCGTGAGCCGGCAGCGATCAATATCTTCCAGGATGATCTGACGCCTATCCAAGGTTTTTTTGCTGACCTTCACAGCGAAGAATCGAATAGCATCAGCAGCGGAACCTTCTTTGTGAATGGTCCCTTGTTTGAGTTGGGTGGCGGCCAGGCGAGTCTTGCGGCCGGGCTTTCCACAGCCCATGAAAAGTATGTCCTGCGCGCGGATCCGAAGGATGGCAGCTTTCTGAAGGATTATCCGGAAACTGCCGGGATAGCCAAGGCCCGCTACCTTGGAAGTTTTGCCAGCAGTGGTCAGGGCGAACGGGATGTGAATTCCCTCTTTGCTGAATTTGATTTTCCGTTCCTGAAGTCCTTCGATTTGGCTTTGACCGGACGTTATGACCATTATTCGGATTTCGGCAGTACGTTCAACTATGGCTCCAGCGTTGTCATCGCTCCTGTCAAAGGACTGAAATTCCGCGGTAACGTCGGCAGTGGTTTCAAAGCCCCGACGCTGGCCGAGGTGCATAATCGCAATAACGGAGGTTATGTCCAGGTCGTCGATCGCAAGTACTGTGACAACAGTGTCCCGGCCGACAATCCCTGCGGCGCGAACCTTTCCTCTTATTACGTTTATGCCAACAGCCCCGGCAATGATGATCTGCAGGAGGAAACCTCGTTTTCCTATAACCTCGGTTTCGTGGCGGAACCTGCGGACTTTGTCGATATCTCGGTGGATTACTGGTCGGCAAAAATCAAGGACGTTATCGGCCAGGAGGAATTGGATCGTCTGGTGGAAAAAGAGCTGAACGGGGAATCCTTGGGCTCGGCTGTCATCAACCGCTCGCCGGATGGAAAGATCGAATCCATCGACAACTCCTATGCGAACCTCGGTCGGCTTCGTTCCCAGGGCATTGATGTCGCCTCGAACCTTCATTTCCGGGCTGGTGATCTGAAGTACGGATTGGCCAGCACCTATTCCCGGATTCTTTCGCGGAAAACCAAGGCCACGCAAACCGATCCGGAACGTGAGGAGGTTGGTTCCTATCGGTTCCCGCGTTATCGACTCGGCAATTCGCTGTTTCTGGAAGGGAAGGTGCATTCGGTGAGTTTCGATACGACGACCACGGGCCGTCAGGAAAGTTCGAAGTTCGATGTGGATCCAGGCTACGGATATATTTCGCCGGCGACGCGCTATGATGTGAGTTATGGCTTTAAGTATTCCGATTCCGGGTCTCTGAACCTTGGTGTCTACAATATTGAGAACAGGATCATGACCGTTCACACAATTGATAGAACCACGGGTGGTGTCGGCATTGATCGGGAAAGGGCCGACGTACGCGGCCGGCAGTTTCAGATCGGTGTGCGGCAGACATTTTGA
- a CDS encoding VOC family protein, translated as MSAKKKKTKAKAKKTTKKKPARKTSKIRAKVSPIPEGYRTITTSLILNGAGATIDFCKAAFGAKVRSSIEGPNGLIMHAVLKIGDSLLHIGEAMQTFTTRSSVILYVKNADRTMEAAVAAGAEIVMPLENTFWGDRYGVVKDPQGNQWEIATHIENVSSAELKKRSKAIMVEIARSGSRGG; from the coding sequence ATGTCAGCCAAAAAGAAAAAGACCAAGGCAAAAGCCAAAAAGACCACAAAAAAGAAGCCGGCGCGCAAGACCAGCAAAATCCGTGCAAAAGTCAGCCCCATCCCCGAGGGCTACCGCACGATCACGACCTCCCTCATTCTCAACGGAGCCGGGGCGACCATTGATTTTTGCAAAGCCGCTTTCGGCGCCAAAGTCCGAAGCTCGATCGAGGGTCCGAACGGCCTTATCATGCACGCCGTACTGAAGATCGGTGATTCCCTGCTTCATATCGGGGAAGCCATGCAGACTTTCACCACGCGATCGAGCGTCATACTTTACGTGAAAAATGCGGATAGGACCATGGAGGCAGCCGTGGCCGCTGGCGCTGAGATCGTTATGCCGCTCGAAAACACCTTCTGGGGTGACCGCTACGGAGTCGTGAAAGATCCCCAGGGGAATCAATGGGAAATCGCAACCCACATCGAAAATGTCTCCAGCGCGGAATTGAAAAAACGCAGCAAAGCGATCATGGTCGAAATCGCCAGGAGTGGATCCCGAGGGGGTTGA
- a CDS encoding cytochrome P450 — protein MKATTLIRYNEGPFEARTLFIRLCAWLQGKNVLLLDSDPAECARALASSETKGSFIETIFAIPAWRPLYSVESEDGARWKELAESCARVLRQLKWKDAIAGLLDKSVQGLAITQYSGPALDSECISRLVLRTLYEILFEETITPADETLFFQSSIEWRKEIAVKGAGNSDIKSKAAQRLLEIVMNSKYQSGLQQSSDPMLWLSVFGQPFLISPQINVSDIMVATFAFLRQHPAYYQLVQKKAAENDTRYLNAVIMEAIRLQHPFPILERELTRDVVLQGRNVKAGTQIFVPLDQFKQDPSFRPEDWLNEDRPHPFQSLAFGAGKRMCPGKMLATHLMVALLGSLVRNVPLERIQPEHGHRFSGRNNDGKEGLGESLYQLRKFLGALWRSFQIGRSGKRTLQKKLRD, from the coding sequence ATGAAAGCTACGACATTGATTCGCTATAACGAAGGTCCCTTTGAGGCGCGCACTCTGTTCATTCGTCTCTGCGCCTGGCTTCAGGGCAAAAACGTGCTCCTTCTCGATTCCGATCCAGCGGAATGCGCTCGGGCCCTCGCCAGCTCCGAAACCAAAGGCAGCTTCATCGAAACCATCTTTGCGATTCCCGCCTGGCGACCACTCTATTCCGTCGAGTCCGAAGACGGGGCCCGCTGGAAAGAACTGGCTGAAAGTTGCGCCAGGGTTTTGCGTCAATTGAAGTGGAAAGACGCGATCGCTGGCCTTCTGGATAAGTCTGTCCAGGGCCTCGCCATCACCCAGTATTCGGGTCCTGCTCTGGATTCGGAATGCATTTCCAGACTCGTGCTGCGCACTCTTTACGAAATACTCTTCGAAGAGACGATCACGCCGGCCGATGAAACGCTCTTCTTCCAAAGCTCCATCGAATGGCGCAAGGAAATCGCCGTGAAAGGCGCCGGCAATAGCGATATCAAAAGCAAGGCCGCGCAGCGTCTTCTTGAAATTGTTATGAATTCAAAATATCAGAGCGGACTTCAGCAATCCTCGGATCCCATGCTGTGGCTCTCCGTCTTCGGCCAGCCCTTTCTGATTTCGCCACAGATCAATGTCAGCGACATCATGGTGGCGACGTTTGCGTTTCTGCGTCAGCATCCTGCTTATTATCAGCTCGTCCAAAAGAAAGCGGCTGAGAATGATACGAGGTACCTGAACGCTGTCATCATGGAAGCCATTCGTCTTCAGCACCCCTTCCCCATTCTGGAGCGCGAGCTGACCCGCGATGTCGTGCTTCAGGGACGGAATGTGAAGGCAGGCACCCAGATATTCGTGCCGTTGGATCAATTCAAACAGGACCCCTCTTTTCGACCGGAAGACTGGTTGAACGAAGACCGTCCCCACCCCTTCCAAAGTCTGGCGTTTGGCGCCGGAAAAAGAATGTGCCCCGGCAAGATGCTGGCCACTCACCTCATGGTCGCCCTGCTCGGGTCGCTCGTCCGAAATGTTCCTTTGGAGCGCATTCAACCTGAGCATGGTCATCGTTTCAGCGGCCGCAATAACGATGGCAAAGAAGGGCTGGGCGAATCCCTTTATCAGCTGCGAAAGTTCCTGGGGGCTCTCTGGCGAAGCTTTCAGATCGGACGTTCAGGAAAGCGGACCCTGCAGAAAAAATTGCGCGACTGA
- a CDS encoding DUF2784 domain-containing protein → MQQSESGALSIRRWKFFAQIILALHVACSLFVLLMPLLVPLGVWLAWPWVLNPWLRYAHLGLVLFIAGEVIMGKPCPLMVWENHCRIRAGMPLYTTGFFDYWVEAIFKIPFKDWMFESIFLAVGIASVAQFFLQGPLS, encoded by the coding sequence GTGCAGCAATCTGAAAGTGGGGCCCTTTCCATTCGCAGATGGAAATTCTTTGCGCAGATTATTCTCGCGCTGCATGTCGCATGTTCCCTTTTTGTTTTGCTGATGCCTTTGCTCGTGCCTCTGGGTGTCTGGCTTGCCTGGCCTTGGGTGCTGAATCCCTGGCTGCGGTATGCTCATCTTGGACTCGTGCTCTTCATTGCGGGTGAAGTGATCATGGGCAAACCCTGTCCTTTGATGGTTTGGGAAAATCACTGCCGGATCAGGGCTGGAATGCCCCTTTATACGACGGGCTTTTTCGATTACTGGGTGGAAGCGATTTTCAAAATACCCTTCAAGGATTGGATGTTCGAAAGCATCTTCCTTGCGGTTGGAATCGCCTCAGTCGCGCAATTTTTTCTGCAGGGTCCGCTTTCCTGA
- a CDS encoding SelT/SelW/SelH family protein, which translates to MSHQLEIEYCRMCRWTLRAFWLAQELLQTFEEDFAEVRMKPTTGGVFKVRVNDREIWCRKADNGFPEPKVLKQRVREVIDPERDLGHIDRQKPEPTT; encoded by the coding sequence ATGAGTCATCAACTGGAAATAGAATACTGCCGCATGTGCCGCTGGACCCTGCGAGCCTTTTGGCTGGCGCAGGAGCTTTTGCAAACCTTTGAAGAGGACTTCGCAGAAGTCCGTATGAAACCAACGACGGGTGGGGTTTTTAAGGTTCGAGTGAATGACCGGGAAATCTGGTGCCGCAAGGCGGACAACGGCTTTCCCGAGCCTAAAGTCTTAAAGCAGCGCGTCAGGGAAGTGATCGATCCGGAGCGTGATCTGGGGCACATCGACCGCCAAAAACCGGAGCCGACCACCTGA
- a CDS encoding agmatine deiminase family protein, which yields MRNFLGLLSWTAIIAAASPLRAEVTSPLPNYATPAELQSATAADWEFPALRAGLKPASGLRLPAEYEPMSAVVMTYAGYPQFIQSIARAVVDAGAQAYVLGGPSSISGLDSSRYRSLNISYNTIWSRDFGPVAINEETGELAIVDTVYRHYAYRKADDAVPARIADYLGMEHYEAPIILDGGNLMVDRRGHLYMTERTYEWNSQISRSQVDQYLKDYFGVKEIHVLPYAASRPGQPADGTGHIDMFAKILDDCKVLIAKSSAQPYASALETATQYFSNSECAPGRNWTVYRVQAFASGGVWYTFTNSLIVNNSVIIPSYQSYDEAEARRVYGQALPNHKLVFVNSDDPIRAAGAIHCTTKEIPAVGGL from the coding sequence ATGAGGAATTTTCTTGGTCTCCTGAGTTGGACAGCCATCATTGCAGCAGCGTCTCCCTTGCGAGCTGAAGTCACGAGCCCTCTTCCCAACTATGCAACTCCCGCCGAACTGCAGTCCGCAACGGCTGCCGACTGGGAATTTCCAGCCCTTCGTGCTGGCTTAAAACCTGCTTCTGGTCTTCGTCTGCCGGCCGAATATGAGCCGATGTCAGCAGTGGTCATGACCTATGCGGGTTACCCGCAATTCATTCAAAGTATCGCACGCGCTGTGGTGGACGCAGGAGCGCAAGCTTATGTCCTCGGCGGCCCCTCCAGCATCTCGGGTCTGGACAGCAGTCGCTATCGCTCGCTCAACATTTCTTACAACACCATCTGGTCCCGCGACTTTGGGCCTGTGGCTATCAACGAGGAAACCGGCGAGCTGGCCATCGTCGATACTGTTTATCGCCACTACGCCTATCGCAAAGCCGATGATGCGGTTCCTGCTCGCATTGCTGATTATCTCGGCATGGAGCACTATGAAGCTCCCATCATCCTCGATGGCGGGAACCTGATGGTGGATCGTCGCGGCCATCTCTACATGACCGAACGCACCTATGAATGGAACAGCCAGATAAGCCGGTCGCAGGTCGACCAGTATCTGAAGGACTATTTCGGTGTGAAGGAAATTCATGTCCTGCCCTATGCCGCCAGCCGTCCCGGACAGCCTGCGGATGGTACAGGACATATAGATATGTTTGCGAAGATTCTGGACGACTGCAAAGTGCTGATCGCGAAAAGCAGCGCGCAGCCCTATGCCTCGGCTCTTGAAACGGCGACCCAGTATTTCAGCAATTCCGAGTGTGCCCCCGGCCGCAACTGGACGGTTTATCGCGTGCAGGCCTTTGCCAGCGGTGGCGTCTGGTACACCTTCACCAATTCGCTGATCGTCAATAACAGCGTTATCATCCCCAGCTATCAGTCTTATGATGAAGCGGAAGCCCGCCGTGTCTATGGCCAGGCTCTGCCGAATCACAAGCTGGTCTTTGTGAATTCGGATGATCCCATCCGCGCCGCGGGTGCGATTCACTGCACGACCAAGGAAATTCCTGCGGTCGGCGGTCTTTAA